A genomic segment from Tuwongella immobilis encodes:
- the accD gene encoding acetyl-CoA carboxylase, carboxyltransferase subunit beta: MNMINRPKRGVPEGLWIQCPQCKATIFRKEAEAKLNVCPECAYHFYVPARERIRQLLDADSFEEWFPDLKSCDPLEFVDRIPYSQRLEEEQAKTGMNDAAVVGKGFIRGRPVVLGITDFAFMAGSMGSVVGEKLTRAIEEATRMKLPLIIVSGSGGGARMQEGILSLMQMAKISCALGKYDQAGGLYIAVLTNPTMGGVAASFALQGDITLAEPGALIGFAGKRTIWNTVRLELPEGFQTSEFLLKHGFVDRIVPRPELRTIVAQLIDYCEQ; this comes from the coding sequence ATGAATATGATCAACCGACCCAAACGAGGCGTGCCCGAGGGGCTGTGGATTCAGTGTCCGCAGTGCAAGGCAACGATTTTTCGCAAAGAAGCCGAAGCGAAGCTCAATGTCTGCCCGGAATGCGCCTATCATTTCTATGTCCCGGCACGCGAACGCATTCGACAACTGTTGGATGCCGATAGTTTCGAGGAATGGTTCCCGGATCTCAAATCCTGCGATCCACTCGAATTCGTCGACCGCATCCCGTATTCCCAACGCTTGGAAGAAGAACAAGCCAAGACCGGAATGAATGACGCCGCGGTGGTCGGCAAGGGATTCATTCGTGGTCGGCCGGTGGTGCTGGGCATTACCGATTTCGCGTTTATGGCCGGTTCCATGGGGTCGGTGGTGGGCGAAAAACTCACCCGCGCCATTGAAGAAGCCACCCGCATGAAATTACCGCTCATCATCGTCAGCGGCTCCGGCGGCGGTGCCCGGATGCAAGAAGGCATTCTGTCGCTGATGCAAATGGCGAAGATTTCCTGCGCACTGGGCAAGTACGACCAAGCAGGCGGACTCTACATTGCCGTGCTCACCAACCCCACCATGGGCGGCGTGGCGGCGAGTTTCGCCCTGCAAGGCGATATCACCCTGGCCGAACCTGGTGCCCTGATTGGTTTTGCAGGCAAACGCACCATTTGGAACACCGTGCGACTGGAACTCCCCGAAGGATTCCAGACCAGCGAATTCCTGCTCAAACACGGTTTTGTCGATCGGATTGTCCCTCGTCCCGAACTTCGCACGATCGTGGCACAACTGATCGACTACTGCGAACAATGA
- a CDS encoding TIGR03000 domain-containing protein, translating to MYSIVLMAAMTTGGAEAPAFGGRFFAKHHATAYACCGYSSCCGYSSCCGYTSCCGYSYNTSYTLFNSCCGGCCGGVAYVKHPFLHRIFHGCTSHYHSCCGYSSCCGGGSSCCGYTTSCCGYTACNGCSGYAVPFGTYGVSNVYGSYSYSGLPPIVSNPAPATGVESVPAQPKEAPKMDSPVAPAPAPMKSSQGISPNAGHLVLELPENAELHIDGVRMKSTGSRRQFHTPELVPGESYYYQVKVVYEKNGEVVSESRKVTVRSGETQLASFVAPRKDGSTLVKNQK from the coding sequence GTGTATAGTATCGTTCTGATGGCTGCCATGACGACCGGTGGTGCGGAAGCCCCTGCGTTCGGTGGCCGCTTCTTTGCTAAGCATCATGCCACTGCCTACGCTTGCTGTGGCTATTCCTCGTGCTGTGGCTATTCCTCGTGCTGCGGCTACACCTCGTGCTGCGGGTATAGCTACAACACCAGCTACACACTGTTCAACAGCTGCTGTGGCGGCTGCTGCGGTGGCGTCGCCTATGTCAAGCATCCGTTCCTGCATCGCATCTTCCACGGTTGCACCTCGCACTATCATTCGTGCTGTGGATATTCGTCCTGCTGCGGCGGCGGAAGCTCGTGCTGTGGTTACACCACGTCGTGCTGCGGCTACACGGCCTGCAACGGATGCAGCGGTTACGCGGTTCCGTTCGGCACCTACGGGGTGAGCAACGTCTACGGCAGCTATTCCTACTCGGGTCTGCCGCCGATCGTCAGCAATCCGGCCCCGGCCACGGGTGTGGAATCGGTTCCCGCTCAGCCGAAGGAAGCCCCGAAGATGGATTCCCCGGTCGCCCCGGCTCCGGCCCCGATGAAGTCCTCGCAAGGGATTTCGCCCAACGCGGGTCACCTGGTGCTGGAACTGCCGGAAAACGCGGAACTCCACATTGATGGCGTTCGCATGAAATCGACCGGCAGCCGCCGCCAATTCCACACCCCGGAATTGGTCCCCGGCGAAAGCTACTACTATCAAGTGAAGGTTGTCTACGAAAAGAATGGCGAAGTCGTCAGCGAATCCCGCAAGGTCACGGTTCGCTCGGGTGAAACCCAACTCGCCTCGTTCGTGGCTCCTCGCAAAGATGGCAGCACGCTGGTGAAGAATCAGAAGTAA
- the metH gene encoding methionine synthase, with translation MPARFLDILQERVFILDGGMGTSIHANDPVAADWGGEKLVNLSDAMNFSRPEWISAIHKAYFEAGCDAVETNTFNGSRHVLAEFGWEDRVTEVNRRGVEIARDAANQYSTPSRPRFVVGSIGPGTKMPSLLNESIYMHFDEMSASYRPQIRAMIEAGVDALLIETCFDILQAKCVVITAIDVMKEMGVKVPLMVQVTIERTGTMLPGTDIAGALSTLEAFPEIDVIGLNCATGPDLMLSHVRYLSQYCSKKISVLPNAGLPENLNGKTHFPLGPEELAQWHERFVDEFGVNVIGGCCGTKPTHLKAVCDRIFGKKPAPRAGKWEPAVSSLFGSVNLMQDPRPMLIGERTNTNGSRKFKQLLEAQDMNGLVQMAQEQEREGVHVLDVCTAFVGRDEIRDMREVIKRYNEVIRLPIMVDSTEVPVMEEALKLISGKAILNSTNLEEGRHKLDKVAGLARKYGAALVCGCIDEHRGMARTAEHKAEVAKRIYDICTQEFGIPAHDLLFDPLVLPVSTGQIEERRNGLETIEGIRLIKERCPGALTTVGLSNVSFGLSPYTRQVVNSVFLHYCVQYGLDSAILHASKIVPLASIDEKGVELARRLIFAEYDQGDPLQELIEHYADRKAEGGKTKGASLGDSVEERLRQAIIQGRRDSLFADLELARETYTPIDIINNILLDGMKVVGELFGSGKMQLPFVLQSAEVMKAAVAALEPFMEKVEGEEKGKIVLATVKGDVHDIGKNLVDIILTNNGYKVYNIGIKQPVENMITAFQENQADAIGMSGLLVKSTVIMKEDLMTLNERGLTPPVILGGAALTRRYVEEDLTRLYRGKLFYGEDAFDGLRIMDKLIEQKKAKAQLNRLGSSALRGLVERANQPVYQNAGPGDGSLTVLPGDPAVNGNGNGNGSHDHAPGCCPAHDAIHQAMANIRRSPTLERAPNLPPAPFFGSKVLTDIDVRDVLQYLNERTLFSTQWQFRKGGVDPREYERQMQEVAIPALNRLKQYCLDENVLQPKAVYGFFPCGSDGNDLIVFEEDRRTEKTRFHFPRQDHGDYLCLADYFEPLVDGQPTDVVSLFAVTMGEEVSKRTAQLYEDKKYQDYLFLHGLGVEAAEALAEWFHRYLRQQWGIGADDSTQIQKLFKKHYRGCRYAFGYPACPNLADQVQLFQLIQPERIGLHLTESYLLEPEQSTTAIVTHHPKAKYFNVKQGGDDTMYE, from the coding sequence ATGCCCGCTCGATTTCTCGATATTTTGCAAGAACGCGTCTTCATTCTCGACGGCGGCATGGGCACCAGCATCCATGCAAACGATCCCGTTGCGGCTGACTGGGGCGGTGAAAAACTCGTCAATCTTTCCGATGCGATGAATTTTTCACGCCCGGAATGGATTTCTGCCATTCACAAGGCGTACTTTGAAGCTGGCTGCGATGCCGTAGAAACCAATACCTTCAACGGCAGTCGCCATGTGCTGGCGGAATTCGGTTGGGAAGACCGAGTTACGGAGGTGAATCGTCGCGGGGTTGAAATTGCTCGCGATGCCGCCAACCAATACTCCACCCCCAGCCGACCGCGATTTGTCGTTGGCTCCATTGGGCCGGGCACCAAAATGCCGTCGCTGCTCAATGAATCCATCTACATGCACTTCGATGAGATGTCTGCATCGTATCGGCCGCAAATTCGGGCCATGATCGAAGCGGGGGTCGATGCGCTGCTCATCGAAACCTGCTTCGATATTCTGCAAGCCAAGTGCGTTGTCATCACCGCCATTGATGTGATGAAGGAAATGGGCGTGAAAGTGCCGTTGATGGTGCAAGTGACCATCGAGCGCACCGGCACCATGCTGCCGGGCACCGACATTGCCGGCGCACTCTCGACGCTGGAAGCCTTCCCCGAAATCGACGTGATTGGCCTGAATTGCGCCACTGGCCCGGACTTGATGCTCAGCCATGTTCGCTATCTCAGCCAGTATTGCAGCAAGAAAATTTCGGTGCTGCCCAACGCGGGTTTGCCGGAAAACCTCAACGGCAAGACGCACTTCCCGCTTGGCCCGGAAGAATTGGCCCAATGGCATGAGCGATTCGTGGACGAATTCGGCGTCAACGTGATCGGCGGCTGCTGCGGCACCAAACCGACTCACCTCAAAGCCGTCTGCGATCGCATCTTCGGCAAGAAACCCGCGCCCCGTGCCGGAAAATGGGAGCCTGCCGTCTCCAGTCTGTTCGGCTCCGTGAATCTGATGCAAGATCCCCGACCGATGCTGATCGGCGAGCGGACCAACACAAACGGATCGCGGAAGTTCAAGCAGTTGCTCGAAGCCCAAGATATGAACGGCTTGGTGCAAATGGCCCAAGAACAAGAGCGCGAAGGCGTTCACGTGCTGGATGTCTGCACGGCGTTTGTGGGCCGCGATGAAATTCGAGACATGCGCGAAGTCATCAAGCGCTACAACGAAGTCATTCGCTTGCCGATCATGGTCGATTCAACCGAAGTGCCGGTCATGGAAGAAGCACTGAAGCTGATTTCCGGCAAAGCGATTCTGAATTCCACCAACCTGGAAGAAGGTCGTCACAAACTGGACAAAGTCGCCGGACTCGCCCGCAAATACGGGGCGGCGCTCGTGTGCGGTTGCATCGACGAGCATCGGGGCATGGCCCGAACCGCCGAACACAAGGCCGAAGTCGCCAAGCGCATCTACGACATTTGCACGCAAGAATTCGGCATCCCCGCGCATGATCTGCTGTTCGATCCGCTGGTGCTGCCGGTCTCCACGGGACAAATCGAAGAACGCCGCAACGGATTGGAAACCATCGAAGGCATCCGCCTCATCAAGGAACGCTGCCCCGGCGCACTCACCACCGTGGGTCTGTCCAATGTCAGCTTCGGCCTCAGCCCGTATACGCGGCAGGTGGTCAACTCGGTGTTTCTGCATTACTGCGTGCAATACGGCCTGGATTCGGCAATTTTGCATGCGTCGAAGATTGTGCCCTTGGCGTCGATCGACGAAAAAGGCGTCGAACTCGCCCGCCGACTCATCTTCGCCGAGTACGATCAAGGCGACCCGCTGCAGGAACTCATCGAGCATTACGCGGATCGCAAAGCCGAGGGTGGCAAGACCAAAGGCGCATCCCTGGGCGACTCCGTGGAAGAACGCCTGCGACAAGCGATTATCCAAGGCCGCCGCGATAGCCTCTTCGCCGACTTGGAGTTGGCCCGCGAGACTTACACGCCTATCGACATCATCAACAACATTCTGCTGGACGGCATGAAGGTGGTGGGTGAACTGTTCGGGTCGGGCAAGATGCAACTGCCGTTCGTGCTGCAATCCGCCGAGGTGATGAAAGCCGCCGTTGCCGCCCTTGAGCCATTCATGGAAAAGGTCGAAGGCGAAGAAAAGGGCAAAATCGTCCTGGCCACGGTGAAAGGCGATGTGCACGACATTGGCAAAAACCTGGTGGACATCATTCTCACGAACAACGGCTACAAGGTCTACAACATCGGCATCAAGCAGCCCGTGGAAAACATGATTACCGCCTTCCAGGAGAATCAAGCCGACGCCATCGGCATGAGCGGCCTGCTGGTGAAATCGACGGTCATCATGAAAGAAGATTTGATGACGTTGAACGAGCGCGGCCTGACGCCGCCGGTGATTCTCGGTGGAGCGGCCCTCACCCGCCGCTACGTCGAAGAAGATCTGACGCGGTTGTATCGGGGCAAACTCTTCTACGGCGAAGATGCCTTCGATGGCCTGCGGATCATGGACAAACTCATCGAACAGAAGAAGGCCAAGGCCCAACTGAATCGCTTGGGCTCCTCGGCACTGCGCGGCTTGGTCGAACGCGCCAATCAGCCCGTGTATCAAAATGCCGGGCCGGGAGATGGCTCGCTGACAGTGTTGCCTGGCGATCCTGCCGTCAATGGCAATGGCAATGGCAATGGCAGCCACGATCACGCGCCGGGATGCTGCCCCGCGCATGATGCGATCCACCAGGCGATGGCCAATATCCGCCGCTCGCCGACGCTGGAGCGTGCCCCGAATTTGCCGCCCGCGCCGTTTTTTGGCAGCAAAGTTCTGACGGATATCGATGTCCGCGATGTGCTGCAATATCTCAACGAACGCACACTGTTTAGCACGCAGTGGCAGTTCCGCAAGGGTGGCGTCGATCCACGCGAATACGAGCGACAAATGCAGGAAGTGGCGATTCCGGCGTTGAATCGGCTCAAACAATACTGCCTCGATGAAAACGTCCTTCAGCCCAAGGCCGTGTACGGATTCTTCCCCTGCGGCAGCGACGGCAACGATCTCATCGTCTTCGAGGAAGACCGACGCACGGAAAAGACCCGCTTCCACTTCCCGCGGCAGGATCACGGCGACTATCTCTGCCTGGCCGACTATTTCGAGCCGTTGGTTGATGGCCAACCCACGGATGTCGTCAGCCTGTTCGCTGTCACCATGGGCGAAGAGGTCAGCAAGCGGACGGCACAACTGTACGAAGATAAGAAATATCAGGACTATCTGTTCCTGCACGGTTTGGGCGTCGAGGCGGCGGAAGCGCTGGCGGAATGGTTCCATCGCTATTTGCGTCAGCAATGGGGCATCGGGGCGGACGATTCCACGCAGATTCAGAAGCTGTTCAAGAAGCATTATCGAGGCTGTCGGTATGCGTTCGGCTATCCCGCGTGCCCGAATCTCGCGGATCAGGTCCAGCTCTTCCAGTTGATTCAGCCGGAACGCATCGGACTGCACCTGACCGAATCGTACCTGCTGGAGCCAGAACAATCGACCACCGCGATTGTCACGCACCATCCGAAGGCGAAGTATTTCAACGTCAAACAAGGCGGCGATGATACGATGTATGAATAA